Proteins found in one Pempheris klunzingeri isolate RE-2024b chromosome 6, fPemKlu1.hap1, whole genome shotgun sequence genomic segment:
- the s1pr1 gene encoding sphingosine 1-phosphate receptor 1: MAEPSYSDLIAKHYNYTGKFRKTQQDSGLKADSVVFIIVCCFIILENILVLTTIWRTKKFHKPMYYFIGNLALSDLLAGGVYTANILLSGANTYKLTPTQWFFREGSMFVALAASVFSLLAIAIERHLTMLKMKLHNNGNTCRVFLLISTVWMIAAVLGGLPVMGWNCIQSMTRCSTVLPLYHKTYILFCTTVFSIILMAIVALYARIYTLVRTRSRKLVFRKVSNGRSNAGANIKSSEKSMALLKTVIIVLSCFIACWAPLFILLLLDAACETLSCPILYNAEWFLALAVLNSAMNPLIYTLTSNEMRRAFLKTLLCCTACVRPGAKFSGPIMGAEFSRSKSDNSSHPNKEEAEHSPRETTAASSGNVASSS; this comes from the coding sequence ATGGCTGAGCCCAGCTACTCCGACCTGATCGCCAAACACTACAACTACACCGGAAAGTTCCGCAAGACGCAGCAGGACTCGGGCCTGAAGGCCGACTCGGTGGTCTTCATCATCGTGTGCTGCTTCATCATCCTGGAGAACATCCTGGTCCTGACCACCATCTGGAGGACCAAGAAGTTCCACAAGCCCATGTACTACTTCATCGGGAACCTGGCGCTGTCCGACCTGCTGGCCGGCGGCGTCTACACCGCCAACATCCTGCTGTCGGGCGCCAACACCTACAAGCTGACGCCCACGCAGTGGTTCTTCAGGGAGGGCAGCATGTTCGTGGCGCTGGCGGCTTCCGTCTTCAGCCTGCTGGCCATCGCCATCGAGCGCCACCTCACCATGCTGAAGATGAAGCTGCACAACAACGGCAACACGTGCCGCGTCTTCCTGCTGATCAGCACGGTGTGGATGATCGCGGCGGTGCTGGGCGGCCTGCCGGTGATGGGCTGGAACTGCATCCAGAGCATGACGCGCTGCTCCACCGTGCTGCCGCTCTACCACAAGACCTACATCCTGTTCTGCACCACCGTCTTCAGCATCATCCTCATGGCCATCGTGGCGCTCTACGCCCGCATCTACACACTGGTGCGCACTCGCAGCCGCAAGCTCGTCTTCCGCAAGGTGTCCAATGGCCGCAGCAATGCCGGCGCCAACATCAAGAGCTCGGAGAAGTCAATGGCGCTGCTGAAAACCGTCATCATCGTCCTGAGCTGCTTCATCGCCTGCTGGGCGCCGCTCTTCATCCTCTTGCTGCTGGACGCCGCCTGCGAGACGCTGAGCTGCCCCATCCTCTACAACGCCGAATGGTTCCTGGCGCTCGCCGTCCTCAACTCCGCCATGAACCCACTCATCTACACGCTGACCAGCAACGAGATGCGCCGCGCGTTCCTCAAGACGTTGCTGTGCTGCACCGCCTGCGTCCGGCCTGGCGCCAAGTTCAGCGGGCCGATCATGGGCGCCGAGTTCAGCCGCAGCAAGTCGGATAACTCCTCCCACCCGAACAAGGAGGAGGCGGAGCACTCGCCCCGGGAGACCACGGCGGCGTCCTCAGGGAACGTCGCCTCCTCGTCCTAA